A single genomic interval of Aureliella helgolandensis harbors:
- a CDS encoding class I SAM-dependent methyltransferase codes for MHPRPEHNIPSGTVTACQICGCQDLHLVLDLGHQPLCDTLLSGEDLGRPETSYPLRQMWCPECTLSQLDYVVPSDVVFHPAYPYRTGVTRELAAYQVELAQAVLADLEVPADSLVVDIGCNDGTLLTSFRDQGQRVVGVEPTNIAQFAVEAGIETLQAPFTPQIARDIVDVHGPAKVVSATNVFAHIASLGDVIEALEILVADDGFFVLENHYLRPVMDRLQFDTIYHEHLKTYTLLSLVTLFNYYNFTVVDAHKVSRYGGNIRVYVAKGRGATPHRRVSELLAEELQAGFKDPQYYLEFRKQSINLKNQLLALFVQCAQADTPIVGNSCPGRCSTLLNFLGVGPDLMPYIGEQPASLKLGKFLPGMHIPIVSNQRIIDEQPEHVMLLAWHYATPIAEQLRERGLQSNLIVPLPQVQNI; via the coding sequence ATGCACCCTCGCCCCGAGCACAATATCCCTAGCGGTACGGTTACCGCCTGCCAGATCTGCGGATGCCAAGACTTGCATTTGGTGCTGGATCTGGGGCATCAACCCCTGTGCGACACCCTACTGAGCGGCGAAGATCTCGGACGTCCCGAAACAAGTTACCCGCTGCGGCAGATGTGGTGCCCTGAATGCACTCTATCGCAACTGGATTACGTGGTACCGAGCGACGTCGTCTTCCATCCAGCATATCCCTATCGCACCGGCGTTACTCGCGAGTTGGCTGCCTATCAGGTAGAGCTTGCTCAAGCGGTACTCGCCGATCTGGAAGTCCCTGCCGACAGCTTGGTGGTTGACATTGGCTGCAATGATGGAACGCTGCTCACTAGCTTCAGAGATCAGGGACAGCGTGTGGTGGGAGTCGAACCAACCAACATCGCGCAATTCGCGGTTGAAGCTGGGATCGAGACGCTGCAGGCCCCATTTACACCGCAGATCGCGCGCGACATTGTCGACGTGCACGGACCTGCGAAAGTGGTGTCTGCCACCAATGTCTTTGCACATATTGCCAGTCTCGGGGACGTGATCGAAGCTCTCGAAATCCTGGTTGCGGACGACGGTTTCTTCGTCCTTGAAAACCACTACCTGCGCCCAGTCATGGACCGTTTGCAATTCGATACGATCTACCACGAACACCTCAAGACTTACACGTTGCTGTCGCTCGTGACGCTCTTCAACTACTACAATTTCACCGTCGTCGATGCGCACAAAGTCAGTCGCTACGGTGGTAATATCCGTGTCTACGTTGCCAAAGGGCGGGGGGCGACTCCTCACCGCCGCGTGTCGGAACTCCTGGCCGAAGAGCTGCAGGCCGGTTTCAAGGACCCGCAGTACTACCTTGAATTCCGCAAGCAATCCATCAACTTAAAGAACCAACTACTCGCCCTGTTTGTCCAGTGTGCTCAGGCAGACACCCCTATCGTTGGCAACTCGTGCCCAGGTCGATGCAGTACTCTGTTAAACTTCCTCGGTGTGGGGCCAGACCTCATGCCCTACATTGGCGAGCAACCAGCTTCGCTCAAGCTTGGGAAATTCCTACCTGGCATGCACATCCCCATCGTTAGCAACCAACGCATCATCGACGAGCAACCCGAACACGTCATGCTGCTGGCGTGGCACTACGCCACCCCAATCGCTGAACAACTCAGAGAACGCGGACTGCAATCCAATCTGATCGTGCCTCTACCTCAAGTCCAAAACATATAG
- a CDS encoding Gfo/Idh/MocA family oxidoreductase, with product MASASHAQQRSERLKTLGIMGGGRWARVLLNVARHLLPLETRIFWGTTHGYDAAVSFRNAGNLSHITVVDSQQFPFGNLDAVVIATASHSHFSDARRSLECGVPTLCEKPLALNRQHALELVQQATDQGTLLGIDLEFFYANYVQEFAAAIVDIPIKRIDIEWHDPRIEQRHGEMKHANFSVNIIHDIFPHCWSLLRCLSPQHSPQEINHVRYHPSSGVQIAVELQAEIPCQINLGRQSERRIRRIAINGGEAVLDFSTEPGSSQILGTLTQYRWNGDRPLSGALRSFFDLLEHPERYAAWPLAAHNCVDLIPLSESAVTQLRVEQMRQVEHASRGGWDLTHDDHRSLLIDTFAPALNEQGKLHKLQSEEELYEFAKQMVQNLSDH from the coding sequence ATGGCCTCAGCTTCCCACGCACAACAGCGGAGCGAACGATTGAAGACGCTAGGGATTATGGGCGGCGGAAGATGGGCTCGCGTGTTGCTGAATGTTGCGCGGCACCTACTCCCCTTAGAGACTCGCATCTTCTGGGGTACAACGCATGGATACGACGCTGCTGTCTCATTTCGGAACGCGGGAAATCTCTCCCATATCACCGTCGTCGATAGCCAGCAATTCCCATTTGGAAACCTCGATGCAGTGGTGATTGCGACCGCCTCGCATTCACACTTTTCCGATGCCCGCCGCAGCCTCGAGTGCGGGGTGCCCACACTCTGCGAAAAACCGCTGGCACTCAACCGCCAGCATGCCTTGGAGCTAGTGCAACAAGCGACCGACCAAGGCACCTTGCTCGGCATCGACCTTGAGTTCTTCTATGCAAACTATGTGCAGGAATTTGCGGCGGCGATCGTTGACATTCCCATCAAACGCATTGATATCGAATGGCATGACCCACGAATCGAACAGCGGCATGGTGAGATGAAACATGCCAATTTTTCAGTCAATATCATCCACGATATTTTCCCGCACTGCTGGTCGCTATTGCGTTGCCTTTCGCCGCAGCACTCCCCTCAAGAGATCAACCACGTTCGCTACCATCCCAGTTCGGGGGTGCAAATCGCCGTGGAGCTGCAAGCAGAAATCCCCTGCCAGATCAATCTCGGAAGGCAATCCGAGAGACGCATTCGCCGAATCGCCATCAACGGGGGAGAGGCAGTGCTCGACTTCAGCACCGAGCCGGGATCATCTCAAATCCTGGGAACCCTCACGCAATACCGCTGGAACGGGGATCGTCCCCTCTCAGGTGCGCTGCGAAGCTTCTTTGATTTGCTCGAACATCCAGAGCGCTATGCCGCCTGGCCGCTCGCTGCACACAACTGCGTGGATTTGATCCCCTTAAGCGAGTCGGCTGTCACTCAGCTGCGAGTCGAGCAAATGCGACAGGTCGAACACGCCTCGCGCGGTGGCTGGGACCTAACGCACGACGATCACAGATCCCTACTGATCGACACCTTCGCGCCAGCCCTCAACGAACAGGGAAAGCTCCACAAGCTTCAATCCGAGGAAGAGCTCTATGAGTTCGCGAAGCAAATGGTCCAAAATCTTTCGGACCACTAG
- the purD gene encoding phosphoribosylamine--glycine ligase — translation MKVLVIGGGGREHALAWKIKQSPRVDEVFVAPGNAGTALDAVNVSIGANDIAELVKFAKTENIGLTVVGPEAPLALGIVDAFESEKLRVFGPTQVAAQLESSKAFCKNLLRQADVPTADFQVFRDPDDAMRFIKGRFPGERDRCPVVVKADGLAAGKGVIVCKRRNDALEAIDRISRRKEFGAAGMQMLIEERLDGQEASVLAITDGRTILPLPAAQDHKPAFDGDTGPNTGGMGAYSPTPIVDDALMAWIEEHVLVPTVHTMKRNRKPFRGVLYAGLMLTPQAGPKVLEYNCRFGDPECQPLLMRLKSDIMDILEGTVDQTLDQIDTPQWDPRPGICVVMASQGYPGDYEKGRPITGIDAADALEDVKVFHAGTRLDGDTIVNDGGRVLGVTALGDTISKAKLNAYTAVQKIRWAGAWCRKDISDKALQYLADQAKVL, via the coding sequence ATGAAAGTTTTGGTCATTGGCGGCGGCGGTCGCGAGCATGCTTTGGCTTGGAAAATCAAACAGAGTCCACGAGTGGACGAGGTTTTCGTAGCTCCGGGCAATGCGGGGACCGCTTTGGATGCGGTGAATGTGTCCATTGGCGCCAATGATATTGCCGAGCTGGTGAAGTTCGCCAAAACTGAGAACATCGGCCTGACAGTCGTGGGGCCTGAAGCGCCACTCGCCCTGGGGATCGTCGATGCCTTTGAGTCTGAAAAACTGCGCGTGTTTGGGCCTACGCAAGTTGCCGCCCAATTGGAGAGCAGCAAGGCATTTTGCAAGAATCTGTTACGGCAAGCGGACGTTCCTACGGCTGATTTTCAAGTATTTCGCGATCCAGATGACGCCATGCGTTTTATCAAGGGACGCTTTCCAGGGGAGCGCGACCGTTGCCCTGTCGTGGTTAAGGCGGACGGATTGGCAGCGGGCAAAGGCGTGATCGTCTGCAAACGCCGCAATGATGCCTTGGAGGCCATCGACCGCATTTCTCGCCGCAAGGAATTTGGTGCTGCCGGGATGCAGATGCTCATCGAGGAACGCTTGGATGGTCAAGAGGCGTCCGTGTTGGCCATTACTGACGGGCGAACCATTCTGCCATTGCCTGCAGCCCAGGATCATAAGCCCGCCTTCGATGGCGATACAGGACCCAACACCGGTGGAATGGGAGCGTACAGCCCCACCCCCATCGTAGACGATGCCCTAATGGCTTGGATTGAAGAGCATGTACTGGTCCCGACGGTGCATACCATGAAACGCAATCGCAAGCCGTTTCGCGGAGTGCTGTACGCTGGCTTAATGTTGACTCCACAAGCTGGCCCTAAAGTGCTGGAGTACAATTGCCGCTTCGGTGATCCCGAATGCCAGCCGCTTTTGATGCGTCTTAAGAGTGACATCATGGACATTCTGGAGGGGACGGTCGATCAGACTCTCGATCAGATCGATACACCGCAGTGGGACCCGCGTCCAGGAATTTGCGTTGTCATGGCCAGTCAAGGCTATCCCGGCGACTACGAAAAAGGACGTCCCATTACAGGCATCGATGCTGCCGACGCACTTGAGGATGTGAAGGTCTTTCATGCTGGCACGCGACTGGACGGCGATACCATCGTCAATGACGGTGGACGCGTTCTGGGAGTCACCGCGCTTGGGGATACGATCTCCAAGGCCAAGCTAAATGCCTATACAGCGGTCCAAAAGATTCGCTGGGCAGGTGCTTGGTGTCGGAAGGATATCAGCGATAAGGCGTTGCAGTATTTGGCGGATCAAGCCAAGGTGCTTTAA
- a CDS encoding thioredoxin domain-containing protein: protein MPNRLANSSSPYLRQHQDNPVDWYPWGDEAFTAAKEQDKPIFLSVGYSACHWCHVMEHESFENEQLAAILNEHFICIKVDREERPDVDQIYMQAVQMLTGSGGWPMSVFLSPDGQPFYGGTYWPPEARGGHPGFGQVLMAIHDAWINKRAQITEQSAQITDHLQAAARGPEAVEGGVNPAWISQAEKWLVENHDPQYGGLGSAPKFPHAMDLSLLIELEAESPSLDRQQAVQLTLDKMAQGGIYDHLAGGFARYSVDAQWLVPHFEKMLYDNALLAVTYADAFRLWGTPTYAQVVRETLDYILNDMTNPLGAFYSSEDADSEGVEGKFYVWTLAEVQEVLGESRASRFCNIYDVTAGGNFEGENILNLKQPLADRASDLKIPIEQLQAELKEDRDKLLARRGQRVRPGLDDKVLLSWNALMITAMTRGYRAVRDPRYLEAAVKATQFIRQHMLRDDGTLWHTWREGQASLDAYLDDYGYFIDALCELYQIAPQEADLQLACQLAEQLMQHFSDPAGGFYFTSDTHETLIARTKDLADTSVPSGNAMAASGLLTLSRLTGRNDFRQAAESALAAASGVLAISPQAGGQSLRTLRRSLKPSFELVLFTGPTTTESAELEALLLRRFDPLSITLSLGEPLPSESHQALCPLLAFRSAIKGQPTLYVCRDSVCEQPLTGAGVRTKLSP from the coding sequence ATGCCCAATCGCCTCGCCAACAGCTCCAGCCCCTACCTACGCCAGCATCAGGACAACCCCGTCGACTGGTACCCCTGGGGGGACGAAGCCTTTACGGCGGCCAAGGAACAGGACAAGCCAATTTTTCTGTCGGTTGGCTATTCCGCCTGTCACTGGTGCCACGTGATGGAACATGAGAGTTTTGAGAACGAACAACTCGCCGCCATCCTCAATGAACACTTCATTTGCATTAAGGTAGACCGCGAAGAGCGTCCCGACGTCGACCAAATCTACATGCAAGCCGTTCAAATGCTGACCGGCAGCGGTGGCTGGCCGATGAGCGTGTTTCTGTCGCCCGACGGACAACCGTTCTACGGAGGAACGTACTGGCCCCCCGAAGCCCGCGGTGGTCATCCAGGGTTTGGGCAAGTCTTAATGGCCATCCATGATGCATGGATCAATAAGCGAGCGCAGATTACAGAGCAAAGCGCGCAAATCACCGACCACCTGCAGGCGGCCGCACGAGGTCCCGAGGCGGTCGAAGGCGGGGTGAACCCCGCTTGGATTAGCCAAGCCGAAAAATGGCTAGTCGAAAACCACGACCCCCAATATGGCGGTCTTGGGAGCGCGCCCAAATTTCCACACGCAATGGACCTGTCCCTGCTTATCGAGCTCGAAGCCGAATCTCCCAGTCTCGATCGTCAGCAGGCCGTTCAACTCACCCTCGACAAAATGGCGCAAGGCGGAATCTACGACCACTTAGCGGGCGGGTTTGCCCGCTACAGCGTCGATGCGCAGTGGCTGGTCCCCCACTTCGAAAAGATGCTCTACGACAACGCGCTCTTAGCGGTTACCTACGCGGATGCCTTTCGCCTGTGGGGAACGCCAACCTACGCGCAAGTCGTGCGGGAAACACTCGACTACATCCTTAATGACATGACCAACCCGCTCGGCGCCTTCTATTCCTCAGAGGATGCAGACAGTGAAGGCGTTGAAGGCAAATTCTATGTGTGGACGCTGGCCGAAGTCCAAGAGGTCCTAGGGGAATCACGAGCCTCCCGCTTCTGCAACATCTACGATGTCACCGCAGGGGGCAATTTCGAAGGCGAGAATATTCTCAACCTCAAGCAACCGCTTGCCGACCGGGCCAGTGATCTCAAAATTCCCATCGAGCAATTGCAAGCGGAATTGAAAGAGGATCGCGACAAACTCCTCGCGCGCCGCGGACAACGCGTCCGCCCAGGACTGGATGACAAAGTCCTGCTGAGCTGGAATGCGTTGATGATCACCGCCATGACCCGAGGCTACCGCGCCGTGAGAGACCCTCGATATCTTGAGGCGGCAGTCAAAGCCACTCAATTCATTCGCCAGCACATGCTCCGCGATGACGGCACCTTGTGGCATACCTGGCGCGAGGGTCAAGCCTCACTCGATGCCTACCTGGACGACTACGGCTACTTTATCGACGCACTCTGCGAACTCTATCAAATTGCACCTCAGGAAGCGGATCTGCAACTCGCCTGTCAATTGGCTGAACAGCTAATGCAACACTTTAGTGATCCGGCCGGCGGCTTCTACTTCACCTCCGACACCCATGAGACGCTCATCGCCAGAACCAAAGACTTGGCAGACACGAGCGTTCCCAGTGGAAATGCGATGGCGGCCAGCGGCCTGCTTACGCTCTCTCGACTCACCGGAAGGAATGACTTTCGGCAAGCAGCTGAAAGCGCTTTAGCCGCTGCGTCGGGCGTTCTGGCAATATCCCCGCAGGCGGGCGGCCAATCCCTGCGCACCTTGCGACGCAGCCTGAAGCCCTCGTTCGAACTGGTGCTGTTCACTGGCCCAACCACGACCGAAAGTGCGGAATTGGAAGCACTACTGCTGCGACGGTTCGACCCGTTGTCGATTACGCTCTCCTTGGGCGAGCCCCTCCCCAGTGAGAGCCATCAAGCGCTGTGTCCACTGCTCGCCTTTCGCTCGGCAATCAAGGGCCAACCGACGCTGTACGTCTGTCGCGATTCGGTATGCGAGCAACCTTTAACCGGCGCCGGAGTTCGCACCAAACTGTCCCCCTAG
- a CDS encoding glycosyltransferase: protein MPNVSIIIPHRQDDSRLEATLVSVLENRPDDCEVIVVHDGCYRDPYSLRDEVIFVEEESGSGSVRLLNAGLRAACAPVVNVLLDGVVVAEGWTEGASALLSDPKHTTASVNLVDGKLVSTGIVPLTRVRASGLMRGEVEQTRSNNLVSGPTLACGFYRRKQLLALDGWNERLDLSVVDVELAWIMQTLGLNCVAAEGAAVHLTGASHHQASPVMLQQTAELAVAFGISGGGAGAAMGDFAKGLLSGRMAGATAWAKGLMNQRFTRSILARLEAAKEQLAVQAEEAPDLRFYEGEASTAWRRAA from the coding sequence GTGCCAAACGTCTCGATAATTATTCCGCACCGACAGGATGATAGTCGGTTGGAGGCCACGCTGGTCTCTGTGTTAGAGAATCGACCGGATGACTGCGAGGTGATCGTCGTGCATGACGGTTGCTATCGCGATCCCTATTCATTGCGCGATGAAGTGATCTTCGTGGAGGAAGAAAGTGGCAGCGGAAGTGTCCGGCTCCTCAATGCTGGACTGCGAGCAGCTTGTGCACCCGTGGTCAACGTGTTGTTGGACGGAGTCGTCGTCGCTGAAGGTTGGACCGAGGGTGCTTCAGCTCTCTTGTCCGATCCCAAGCATACGACCGCATCGGTGAATCTGGTGGATGGCAAACTCGTGTCGACAGGAATCGTTCCCTTGACTCGAGTTCGCGCCAGTGGCCTGATGCGAGGGGAGGTGGAGCAGACGCGGTCCAACAATCTGGTTTCAGGTCCCACCTTGGCATGCGGTTTCTACCGTCGCAAACAGCTGTTGGCGCTCGACGGCTGGAATGAGCGACTGGACCTGTCGGTCGTCGACGTTGAATTGGCATGGATTATGCAAACGTTGGGACTAAATTGCGTTGCTGCAGAGGGTGCTGCCGTTCATTTGACGGGCGCATCGCATCACCAGGCATCTCCGGTCATGCTGCAGCAAACGGCCGAGTTGGCGGTGGCATTCGGAATCTCCGGTGGCGGAGCTGGCGCGGCGATGGGGGACTTCGCCAAGGGCTTGTTGTCTGGACGCATGGCCGGGGCAACGGCTTGGGCAAAAGGCTTGATGAACCAACGCTTCACGCGTTCGATCTTGGCTCGGCTCGAAGCAGCCAAGGAGCAATTGGCTGTTCAAGCTGAAGAAGCTCCCGATCTGAGATTCTACGAAGGTGAAGCGAGCACGGCGTGGAGACGAGCTGCCTAA
- a CDS encoding DUF368 domain-containing protein yields MRDNNSGFAGDAISWLRGVCMGAADIVPGVSGGTMALILGHYQRLVTAISRIDGKMLGMLRHGQVRQAVEYTDFRFLMALALGMASGIVALASLLTHLLETQLPYTYAVFTGLILASTVLVAHRIKRWSLSAVVNLGLGAVLAWQLSLQQPLHGDLTPLTAFLCATVAICAMILPGISGAFVLLLLGIYHPITDLIKGLPKGDITLEGLIVMAAFVAGCLVGLLAFSRILKWLLQHYYDRTLAFLVGLMFGSLYKIWPFQRATSESAELPFKEQRFEHLWPSASPASVAGVVGCAMLAAAATLLLEWCGKRFAVKEAESSNQ; encoded by the coding sequence ATGCGTGACAATAATAGTGGTTTTGCCGGTGATGCGATCAGTTGGCTACGTGGGGTCTGTATGGGGGCGGCCGATATTGTGCCAGGGGTCTCCGGAGGGACCATGGCGCTGATCCTCGGGCACTATCAGCGCTTGGTAACGGCGATCAGTCGCATTGACGGCAAAATGCTGGGAATGCTGCGGCACGGGCAGGTGCGGCAGGCGGTCGAGTATACCGATTTTCGATTTCTTATGGCATTGGCGCTCGGCATGGCCAGCGGGATTGTTGCCCTAGCTTCGCTGTTGACCCATTTATTGGAGACGCAGTTGCCCTACACCTACGCTGTCTTTACCGGCCTGATATTGGCTTCGACGGTTTTGGTGGCCCACAGGATCAAACGCTGGTCGCTGTCCGCCGTAGTGAACCTTGGGCTGGGTGCGGTATTGGCATGGCAATTGAGCTTGCAGCAGCCCCTCCACGGCGATCTGACTCCGCTCACCGCATTCCTGTGCGCCACGGTGGCCATCTGCGCGATGATCCTACCGGGAATTAGCGGCGCCTTTGTGCTGCTGCTGCTGGGCATCTACCACCCGATTACCGATCTCATCAAGGGGTTGCCCAAGGGGGACATCACCCTAGAGGGGTTGATCGTCATGGCAGCCTTTGTCGCCGGCTGCTTGGTCGGATTGCTAGCATTCAGTCGAATATTGAAATGGCTGTTGCAGCACTATTACGATCGAACCTTGGCCTTTCTGGTCGGGCTAATGTTTGGATCGCTGTACAAGATATGGCCATTTCAGAGAGCCACGTCTGAATCTGCTGAATTGCCGTTCAAGGAGCAGCGGTTTGAGCATCTGTGGCCGTCGGCAAGTCCGGCGAGTGTTGCTGGAGTGGTCGGGTGTGCGATGCTAGCGGCGGCGGCCACGTTGCTGCTGGAGTGGTGCGGTAAGCGTTTTGCGGTAAAGGAAGCGGAATCGTCGAATCAATAG
- a CDS encoding undecaprenyl-diphosphate phosphatase gives MNDYISAIIIGIIEGLTEFLPVSSTAHIRLTQDLLQLPLDDSYWKMFAIVIQLGAILSVLVYFRTRIVEFVQSYPTGRSGLRTWWNHPIALVILSFVVTAIPCFIMDKFIGDMLENKMAIGWALLLGGLVMWYVDRTYSPRATTEKMEDMTLRQAIVIGLTQILAAAFPGTSRSMSTIAGGQIMGLSRSAALEFSFFLSIPVMVAATSFKLLQFILKEETAVSTHQWAVLAVGFVVSFLVAWVVIAWFMTWVRRHGFTPFAIYRIIIGIFTIAWAYRELT, from the coding sequence TTGAACGACTACATTTCCGCCATCATTATCGGCATTATCGAAGGCCTCACCGAATTCCTGCCGGTCAGTTCGACTGCCCACATCCGCTTGACCCAAGACCTACTCCAGCTCCCACTCGACGATTCCTACTGGAAAATGTTCGCGATCGTGATTCAGCTGGGGGCCATCCTGTCTGTCTTGGTCTACTTCCGCACTCGCATCGTGGAGTTCGTGCAGAGTTACCCGACGGGACGATCAGGTCTGCGAACGTGGTGGAATCACCCCATCGCACTGGTCATCCTCAGCTTTGTGGTGACCGCCATTCCGTGCTTCATCATGGACAAGTTCATTGGCGACATGCTCGAGAACAAGATGGCGATCGGCTGGGCATTGCTGCTGGGCGGCCTGGTGATGTGGTACGTGGATCGAACCTACAGCCCGCGAGCGACTACCGAGAAGATGGAAGACATGACGCTTCGCCAAGCCATCGTCATTGGACTAACCCAAATTCTGGCAGCCGCCTTTCCTGGCACCAGTCGCTCCATGTCCACGATCGCGGGTGGCCAAATCATGGGCCTCTCACGCTCTGCCGCACTAGAATTCAGCTTCTTCCTGTCGATCCCGGTGATGGTCGCAGCCACCAGTTTCAAACTGCTGCAATTCATCCTCAAGGAAGAAACCGCGGTCAGCACGCATCAATGGGCCGTACTGGCCGTGGGTTTTGTCGTGAGCTTCCTCGTTGCCTGGGTCGTCATTGCCTGGTTCATGACCTGGGTCCGCCGGCATGGATTCACTCCGTTCGCCATCTACCGCATTATCATCGGCATCTTTACGATCGCCTGGGCCTACCGCGAACTCACCTAG
- the amrB gene encoding AmmeMemoRadiSam system protein B, whose amino-acid sequence MSANSDVSVSSTPAAAVAAQGPLKLEGMKAAQRHSVVQAAASWVAEATLGQPVKSAPEMLGDLGQRIVMGAFVTLKRGEVLRGCCGVLGKPMTLGAAIVAAAQRTAKEDNRFAPISPCELPFLTIDVTLLGPFQPIAAEGAARAQAISIGKQGVMVQRGQQSGLLLPSVAVERKLDGVRFLQAVCLKAGLPIGAWEEDDVKVMTFHGEPMGGSLAELLPLNLPTSNELPISEEQLSAYAQLAGGNIVAMATGGTPSYVVPQLPDMTVNAIVLSMQWGAEESEESARRQGSALQVSLRPGIPLQSTLFQMCQRAAGMFQQDRFAGQLQIGITLGFDPALHGWGRKADLDGVDSSLRGLVISDAQHCGFAFDPRKTAEELRELLRGNLPISSRDAMLHSMHVVSTMPHLISISGPNAVAGSGIRPPAVGGKFYPAEDAARRAAVGALLDGQESVRQQTPLAILVPHAALKFSGQVAANVWRRVADLDSKTIIVLSPKHTRKGVHWSVCPFSTWRLSHTTAISGDAELAKQLAAAVDPILADAAAHEEEHGIEVQLPFIERFAPNAKLLGLALNGGSWDDIQAAAVQMAEWIRTLETQPLLVISSDMNHYAPDPENRRRDRLALDALASCDPEHLIGVCSENEISMCGLVPAAFVLETLRQLGHALRVEEVDYATSAEVNADKSQVVGYAGALILSDPS is encoded by the coding sequence ATGAGCGCCAATTCCGATGTGTCAGTGTCTTCCACTCCCGCGGCCGCAGTTGCAGCCCAGGGCCCTCTGAAGCTCGAAGGCATGAAAGCGGCACAGCGGCACAGTGTCGTGCAGGCAGCGGCCAGTTGGGTAGCCGAGGCGACTCTCGGGCAACCGGTTAAATCGGCTCCTGAGATGTTAGGCGATTTGGGGCAACGCATCGTCATGGGGGCCTTTGTTACGCTGAAACGCGGCGAAGTCCTGCGGGGGTGTTGCGGTGTTTTGGGCAAGCCGATGACGTTGGGGGCGGCCATCGTGGCGGCTGCTCAGCGAACTGCCAAAGAAGACAATCGGTTTGCTCCGATTTCACCTTGTGAACTGCCTTTTCTGACAATTGATGTAACCCTCCTTGGGCCCTTCCAGCCCATCGCTGCCGAAGGCGCTGCTCGCGCACAGGCAATCAGCATCGGCAAACAGGGGGTCATGGTCCAACGTGGTCAGCAGAGCGGTTTGCTGCTCCCGAGCGTTGCCGTGGAACGCAAGCTGGATGGCGTTCGCTTTCTACAAGCAGTGTGCCTCAAAGCAGGCTTGCCCATCGGTGCTTGGGAAGAGGATGACGTCAAGGTTATGACCTTCCATGGGGAGCCCATGGGGGGAAGTCTGGCGGAGCTCCTGCCACTAAATCTTCCGACCTCCAATGAGCTACCTATCTCTGAGGAGCAGCTGTCGGCCTACGCTCAGTTGGCGGGCGGAAACATCGTCGCGATGGCCACTGGTGGGACTCCAAGCTATGTAGTGCCCCAGCTCCCAGACATGACGGTCAACGCCATCGTCCTGTCCATGCAGTGGGGCGCTGAAGAGTCGGAAGAGTCTGCTCGGCGCCAGGGGAGTGCCTTGCAAGTCTCCTTGCGACCGGGCATTCCCTTGCAGTCCACTCTGTTTCAGATGTGTCAGCGAGCTGCTGGCATGTTTCAGCAAGATCGTTTCGCAGGGCAGCTACAGATTGGGATTACCCTAGGGTTTGACCCCGCCTTGCACGGCTGGGGACGCAAGGCCGATTTGGACGGTGTCGACTCCAGCCTGCGTGGACTGGTCATCTCCGATGCTCAACATTGCGGATTTGCGTTTGACCCCCGCAAAACGGCTGAGGAGTTGCGAGAGCTCTTGAGAGGCAATCTGCCGATCAGCAGTCGCGATGCAATGCTGCATTCCATGCACGTGGTCTCCACGATGCCGCATTTGATCAGCATCAGTGGCCCCAATGCCGTGGCGGGCAGTGGCATTCGACCACCCGCCGTTGGCGGCAAATTCTATCCCGCCGAAGATGCCGCGCGCCGAGCGGCTGTCGGTGCACTCCTCGATGGGCAGGAATCCGTTCGTCAACAAACTCCTCTCGCTATCCTTGTACCGCATGCGGCCTTGAAATTCAGCGGACAAGTGGCTGCTAACGTGTGGCGCCGCGTAGCCGATTTGGATTCTAAAACGATTATTGTCCTCTCCCCCAAGCACACGCGGAAGGGAGTGCATTGGTCGGTTTGTCCCTTCTCAACCTGGCGACTTAGTCACACCACTGCAATCTCCGGGGACGCCGAACTAGCCAAGCAGCTCGCAGCGGCCGTAGACCCCATCCTGGCCGATGCAGCCGCCCATGAAGAAGAGCACGGGATTGAAGTTCAATTGCCCTTCATCGAACGGTTTGCGCCTAACGCAAAATTGTTGGGGCTGGCATTGAACGGGGGCAGTTGGGACGACATTCAAGCGGCCGCTGTGCAGATGGCCGAGTGGATTAGAACACTCGAAACCCAGCCCCTGCTAGTCATTTCAAGCGACATGAACCACTATGCGCCCGACCCGGAGAACCGTCGCCGCGATCGACTCGCCCTGGATGCCCTGGCCTCGTGCGACCCCGAGCATCTCATTGGAGTTTGCAGCGAGAACGAAATCTCCATGTGCGGCCTCGTCCCGGCTGCCTTCGTGCTCGAAACACTTCGGCAATTAGGGCATGCGCTGCGCGTCGAAGAAGTGGACTACGCCACCAGTGCGGAAGTCAACGCCGACAAATCGCAAGTCGTCGGCTACGCCGGTGCACTGATTCTTTCCGACCCCAGCTAA